The Collimonas sp. PA-H2 genome contains a region encoding:
- a CDS encoding acyl-CoA dehydrogenase family protein produces the protein MIPRQLFNADHEEFRQNLRRFLHAEVLPRHAAWEEQGFVDRDIWQRAGELGFLCTNMPENYGGSGVDRKFSTIVLEELASSNASGIGWPLHSDIVAPYLLRYGSEQLKQAWLPKMAAGTAITAIAMSEPGTGSDLQAIQTTAIEDGDDYIVNGSKIFITNGYNSDMVVVALKVGDKARGAKNVSLLVIEADRPGFSKGKPLKKIGMKAQDTCELFFDNVRVPKTNIVGEVGAGFSMLMQELAWERLLIAITSVANAEAMLDVTIEYTRERQAFGRSVSSFQNTRFKLAEMKTELQIARVFVDRCVELEVKGELQVDAAAAAKYWCSDLQGKVLDQCLQLHGGYGFMQEYPIARAFIDARAQRIYGGTNEIMKEIISRTI, from the coding sequence ATGATCCCGCGTCAGTTGTTCAATGCCGACCACGAAGAATTCCGTCAAAACCTGCGCCGCTTCCTCCATGCCGAGGTCCTGCCGCGCCACGCCGCCTGGGAAGAGCAGGGCTTTGTCGACCGCGACATCTGGCAGCGCGCCGGCGAGCTGGGTTTCCTGTGTACCAACATGCCTGAAAACTACGGCGGTTCCGGCGTCGACCGCAAGTTCAGCACCATCGTGCTGGAAGAACTGGCCAGCAGCAACGCCTCCGGCATTGGCTGGCCGCTGCATTCGGACATCGTTGCGCCTTATCTGCTGCGCTACGGCAGCGAACAGCTGAAACAGGCCTGGCTGCCGAAGATGGCGGCGGGCACGGCGATCACAGCGATCGCGATGTCGGAGCCGGGCACCGGCTCGGATCTACAGGCGATACAAACCACAGCTATCGAAGACGGCGACGACTACATCGTCAACGGCTCCAAGATTTTCATCACCAACGGCTATAACAGCGACATGGTGGTGGTGGCGCTCAAGGTGGGCGACAAGGCGCGCGGCGCCAAGAATGTCTCGCTGCTGGTGATCGAGGCCGACCGGCCCGGTTTCAGCAAGGGCAAACCGCTGAAGAAGATCGGCATGAAAGCCCAGGATACCTGCGAACTGTTCTTTGACAACGTGCGGGTGCCGAAGACCAATATCGTCGGCGAGGTCGGCGCCGGCTTCAGCATGCTGATGCAGGAGCTGGCCTGGGAGCGCCTGCTGATCGCCATCACTTCGGTGGCCAATGCGGAAGCGATGCTCGATGTCACCATCGAATACACGCGCGAGCGCCAGGCCTTTGGCCGTTCGGTGTCGTCGTTCCAAAATACCCGCTTCAAGCTGGCCGAGATGAAGACCGAATTGCAGATTGCCCGCGTGTTCGTCGACCGCTGCGTCGAGCTGGAGGTCAAGGGCGAGTTGCAGGTGGACGCCGCCGCAGCCGCCAAGTACTGGTGCTCGGACCTGCAGGGCAAGGTGCTGGATCAATGTTTGCAACTGCACGGCGGTTATGGTTTCATGCAGGAGTACCCGATTGCGCGCGCCTTTATCGATGCGCGCGCCCAGCGCATCTATGGCGGCACCAATGAAATCATGAAAGAGATCATTTCCCGCACCATCTGA
- the ugpB gene encoding sn-glycerol-3-phosphate ABC transporter substrate-binding protein UgpB: MKFKFNALAIACALATVSVSAHAVTEISWWHSMAGALGDRVNGLADEFNKSQTEFKVVPVYKGAYDEAMAAATAAYRAGNAPDILQVFEVGTATMMYSKGAIKPVSEVMKLAGESFDPAAYVPAIGGYYAAPKGAGLLSLPFNSSTTVMFYNKDMFTKAGLDPNKPPVTWTELAADAAKLKASGAKCGYTTTWQSWVELESFSTWHNVEFASKNNGFDGLDTRLKFNSPLHVKHIENLANWAKQGLFTYAGRKDEATSKFYSGECGLLTGSSSSYADIAKNSKFKFGIATLPYYNDVPGTPQNTMIGGASLWVMGGKKTEDYKGVAKFFKFLSKPEVQAKWHQETGYLPTTLAAYDITRKSGFYDRNPGTDVPVKQMITKTTDKSRGIRLGNMPQIRTIIDEELENVWTGKLTAKQALDTAVERGNLLLERFEKTNK; the protein is encoded by the coding sequence ATGAAATTCAAATTCAACGCACTTGCCATTGCCTGCGCGCTTGCGACCGTGAGCGTATCGGCCCATGCCGTTACCGAGATCTCCTGGTGGCATTCGATGGCGGGCGCCCTCGGCGATCGCGTCAACGGCCTGGCCGACGAGTTCAACAAGAGCCAGACCGAATTCAAGGTGGTGCCGGTCTACAAGGGCGCCTACGATGAAGCGATGGCCGCGGCAACCGCCGCCTATCGCGCCGGCAACGCCCCCGACATCCTGCAGGTCTTCGAAGTCGGCACCGCCACCATGATGTATTCCAAGGGCGCCATCAAGCCGGTGTCGGAAGTCATGAAGCTGGCTGGCGAATCCTTCGATCCGGCCGCCTACGTACCGGCCATCGGCGGCTACTATGCTGCCCCGAAAGGCGCCGGCCTGCTGTCGCTGCCTTTCAACAGCTCGACCACGGTGATGTTCTATAACAAGGACATGTTCACCAAGGCCGGCCTCGATCCGAACAAGCCGCCAGTCACCTGGACCGAGCTGGCGGCCGATGCCGCCAAGCTGAAAGCCAGCGGCGCCAAGTGCGGCTACACCACCACCTGGCAATCATGGGTAGAACTGGAATCGTTCTCAACCTGGCATAACGTCGAGTTCGCATCGAAGAACAACGGCTTCGACGGACTGGATACACGCCTGAAGTTCAACAGCCCGCTGCACGTCAAGCATATAGAGAACCTGGCCAACTGGGCCAAGCAAGGCTTGTTCACTTATGCCGGCCGCAAGGACGAGGCAACTTCGAAATTCTATTCCGGCGAATGCGGCTTGCTGACCGGTTCCTCTTCCAGCTATGCGGATATCGCCAAGAATTCCAAGTTCAAGTTTGGCATCGCCACCCTGCCGTACTACAACGACGTCCCGGGCACGCCGCAAAACACCATGATCGGCGGCGCTTCGCTGTGGGTCATGGGGGGCAAGAAAACCGAGGACTACAAGGGTGTGGCCAAGTTCTTCAAGTTCCTGTCCAAGCCTGAAGTGCAAGCCAAGTGGCACCAGGAGACCGGCTACCTGCCGACCACGCTGGCCGCTTACGACATCACCCGCAAATCCGGCTTCTATGACCGCAATCCCGGCACCGACGTCCCGGTCAAGCAGATGATCACCAAGACTACCGACAAGTCGCGCGGCATCCGCCTCGGCAACATGCCGCAGATCCGCACCATCATCGACGAAGAACTGGAAAACGTCTGGACCGGCAAACTGACTGCCAAGCAGGCGCTGGATACCGCGGTGGAACGCGGCAACCTGCTGCTGGAACGTTTCGAAAAAACCAACAAATAA
- a CDS encoding SDR family oxidoreductase has translation MANELRNELRYDGRVAIVTGAGNGLGRVHALLLGARGAKVVVNDLGGDVHGGGKSSAAADQVVAEIVAAGGTAVANYDSVEAGGQIVQTALDHFGGIDIVINNAGILRDSSFAKMSEDDWDLIYRVHVLGAFRVTHAAWPHMRNKGYGRIVMTTSAAGIYGNFGQANYSMAKMGLIGMANTLAVEGASKNVLVNTIAPLAGSRISETVMPPQMLEALKPEYVAPLAAYLCHDSCKESGSLFEVGAGFHAKLRWERTQGHHFRGQAFGPEEVAEQWAEIGDFSDATYPKTIGESLMSILQGVNSPFGQSK, from the coding sequence ATGGCAAATGAATTACGAAATGAATTACGCTATGACGGTCGCGTGGCGATTGTCACCGGCGCCGGCAATGGCCTCGGCCGCGTGCATGCCTTGCTGTTGGGAGCGCGCGGCGCCAAGGTAGTGGTGAACGACCTCGGCGGCGATGTCCATGGCGGCGGCAAGTCCAGCGCTGCTGCCGACCAGGTGGTGGCTGAGATCGTCGCCGCCGGCGGCACGGCGGTTGCCAATTACGACTCGGTGGAAGCCGGCGGCCAGATCGTGCAGACCGCGCTTGATCATTTCGGTGGCATCGACATCGTCATCAACAATGCCGGCATCCTGCGCGACAGCAGCTTCGCCAAGATGAGCGAGGATGACTGGGACCTGATCTACCGCGTCCACGTGCTGGGCGCTTTCCGCGTTACCCACGCGGCCTGGCCGCACATGCGCAACAAGGGCTACGGCCGCATCGTCATGACCACCTCGGCCGCCGGCATCTACGGCAATTTCGGCCAGGCCAACTACAGCATGGCCAAGATGGGTTTGATCGGCATGGCGAATACGCTGGCGGTGGAAGGCGCATCCAAGAATGTGCTGGTCAACACCATCGCGCCGCTGGCCGGTTCGCGCATTTCCGAAACCGTGATGCCGCCGCAGATGCTGGAAGCGCTCAAGCCGGAATACGTCGCGCCGCTGGCAGCCTATCTGTGCCACGACAGTTGCAAGGAAAGCGGCAGCCTGTTCGAGGTCGGCGCCGGTTTCCATGCCAAGCTGCGCTGGGAGCGCACCCAGGGCCATCATTTCCGCGGCCAGGCTTTCGGTCCCGAGGAAGTGGCGGAACAATGGGCCGAGATCGGCGACTTCAGCGATGCCACCTATCCCAAGACCATCGGCGAATCGCTGATGTCGATACTGCAAGGCGTCAACTCGCCGTTCGGCCAGAGCAAGTAG